One Meles meles chromosome 13, mMelMel3.1 paternal haplotype, whole genome shotgun sequence DNA segment encodes these proteins:
- the MRLN gene encoding myoregulin isoform X3: MMSKNWILMSTTIPTSPEDEILGRLLKILFVVFVDFMSIIYVIITS, from the coding sequence ATGATGTCTAAAAACTGGATATTAATGTCTACTACTATTCCTACAAGTCCAGAAGATGAAATTCTTGGAAGGCTtctaaaaattttgtttgttgtCTTTGTTGATTTCATGTCTATTATCTATGTCATTATAACTTCCTAA